Part of the Gemmatimonadaceae bacterium genome, GAGCGGACGCTCAAGTCTCGAGCGGCTCTACGCCTGCGGCGAGGTCTCGCGTACCGGAGTACACGGCGCCAACCGGCTGGCATCGAACTCGCTGCTCGAGGGTCTGGTGTTCGCGGAACGGGTCGCGCGTGACATGATTACCCGGCCCGCTCTTAAGGGCGCCCCCAGATCAAAGAAATGGGAGGCTCCGCCGCTCGTCGACCGCGGAGCCGCGCAGGTCGCCGCTGACGATATCCGGAGCGTGATGTGGGAGCACGCGGGCATCGCCCGTACTGCCGTAGGACTTCGCGAGTGCCTGTCGCTGCTCGATGCCATAGAGCAGCGGCTTCCGACGGGCGCCACGGAAGAGGCCAACATGGTGCAGACCGCGCGATTGATTGCAGACGCAGCGCTTCTCCGTAAGGAGTCGCGCGGCGGACATTACCGCAGCGACTTCCCCCGGTCGAAGCGCAAATGGCGCGGCCGTCACATAGAATGGTGATATGACCACAACAGCGACGGACGGCAAAAGCGCGGGCGCAGCGAGAGACTTCACCGAGCTTCAGGCGGAGATCAAGCATCGCGCGCGCGAGCGGAGCGCCGTAATTCTCGCTCACAACTACGAGCGCCCCGAAGTCCAGGACGTTGCTGACTTCGTTGGAGACTCGCTCGGGCTGAGTCGGGAGGCGGCGAAGACCGACGCCGAGATCATCGTCTTCTGTGGCGTGCATTTCATGGCTGAGACGGCCGCGATTCTGTCACCTCAGAAGATGGTGCTGCTCCCGGACCTCGCAGCAGGATGCTCGCTGGCCGCCACGATTGACGGCGACCAGCTCCGGGAGTGGAAAGCCGAGCATCCGGGAGCTGTGGTTGTGTCTTACGTCAACACGACGGCCGACGTCAAAGCGGAAAGCGACTACTGCTGCACGTCGGGGAATGCGGTGGAGATCGTGAACTCCATACCACTGGAAACGGAGATACTGTTTCTACCGGACATGTTCCTGGGCGCACACGTGCGACGTGTAACGGGCCGGAAGAACATGCATGTCTGGATGGGCGAGTGTCATGTGCACGCCGGGATAGATCCCGAGCACATCAATCAGCGCCGCGCGCAGCATCCAGGTGCAGAATTTCTGATTCACCCGGAGTGTGGGTGTGCGACGAGCGCAGTAGAAGCGGTGTCTGCGGGCGACGTGGATCCTGAGGGTGTACAGATCCTTTCCACCGAGGGGATGATCAATCGACCCCGCATATCGGATGCGGAAGAATTCATCGTCGCGACGGAGGTGGGGATTCTGCACCGCCTGCGACGGGAGAATCCGACGAAGCGATTCTTCCCCGCGAACGATCTGGCAGTATGCGCTTTCATGAAGGTGACGACGCTTCCAAAGGTGCTGCGCTCGATCGAGCGACTCGAGCATCATATCACGGTCGAGCCGGAGACTGCCGCGCGGGCGCGGCGGGCGATCGAGCGGATGATCGCCATCGGTGGAAACAGGCCCCTCTCGCCGAAACCGGAAACGACCGACGATCCGGGTGAATAACTGCAAATGCCCGCAATAAGGCGACCCCGGCGGATTGCGGCATTGGCTGAGCGCGGATTCGCGCCGGTGAGGGGGCTTCGATTCCCTTACGCCAGATTAATGACCACCACTCTGGTTCGGGACGCGCTCGAAGAAGACGGCGCCGCGAACGACCTGACGAGTATCGCGACTATTGTCTCCGACCGACGGCAGCGATGCGTCATAGTGGCGCGCGAAGCCGGAGTCATCACTGGGATTCCTCTGGCGCGCGAGGCGTTCCGGCAGCGCGACCCCAAGGCATCGGTGCGCGCGGCGGTGCGCGATGGACAGCGCGTCAACGCTGCGACGCCCGTAATCTTCGTCACCGGACACGCCCGCGGGCTTCTCTCGGCGGAGCGGGTGGCGCTCAATTTCATGCAGCGGCTGTCGGGAGTCGCGTCGCTCACCCGGAAGTATGTCGATGCAGTGAAGGGAACCGGCGTGAAAATCCTCGATACACGGAAGACGACACCGGGTTGGCGACGGCTCGAGAAATACGCGGTGCGGGCGGGAGGGGGCATGAATCACCGAATCGATCTCTCCTCGGCCGTGCTCATCAAGGACAACCATCTGGCGGCTGTGGACGGAGACATCGAGCTGGCCGTACGCCGAAGCCGCGAGCTGGCGCCCGTGGGAACGCCGGTCGAGGTGGAGTGCGACGATCTGGACCAGGTTCGATCAGCGCTCGTTGCCGAAGCCGAGGTCATCATGCTCGACAACATGAATGAGCCGATGATGCGTGAAGCAGTGCAACTCATCAACGGTCGAGCGGTGACGGAGGCATCTGGAGGAGTAACCCTGGAGAGCGCGAGGGCAATTGCCGAGACGGGTGTAGACTGGATCTCTGTTGGCGCGCTGACGCACTCGGCTAAAGCGATGGATCTGTCACTCGATTTCGAGTGAACGCCGAGCCTGAAGTGTGTGATGTGTGTGGCTCCGCCGACATCGTCGAGATCAAGTGCAAGCTGATGTGCCGGAATTGCGGGACGATTCTTCGCAGCTGCTCGGACATCTGAGCGCTCGTCAGATGTCCAGGATCGCGTCCTTCACGAAGTAACGTTTCTCGTCTCTTATTATTGCCGCCACGCCGCGGCGGGTTGCGTCCACGTCCTCTTCGCGACCCTCGAGTGCAATGCGATTGGCTCTGAAGCGGTGACCTGATTCCACGCAGAAGAGATCGCATAGCTGAATCTCCCGCTCGGACGCTTCGGGCCCGTGCTCCTCTATGAGACTCTGCGTCCGCGAGATTACGCACGCCGTGGCGACCAGCTCGATTGCCATGTTTGCCAGCCGCTCGAGGACGAACTGTCTCTCGACGATTGCCGTGCGGTGCCTGAAAATCACCCGATCGGTGGCACCCTTCAGCTCCGCAACGTGCTTCTCGAAGTACGACTTGTGCCCGGCGAGCCGGGGATGAATGCGTGCATCGAGTGTCGCACTCGCGCCGAGCATGCTCCGAATGCGTGATCTGGCAAAGCCGCTAAGCAATCCGAGGTTACGCAGCGGTTGTCGGAGCGCCGTGCCCACCTCCTTCAGCGATTCGGCCGGTCCCTGCACGCCGTTCAACGCGATGAACAGTCGCAGCACTTCGTTGGCGCCCTCGAAGATCCGATTGATCCTCGAGTCACGCAGCATTCGCTCATACGGAAACGGCTTGACGTATCCCCGGCCGCCGGCCACCTGCACCATCTCGTCGCAAGCACTCCAGATCAAATCGCTGGCGAAAACCTTCGTGCACGCCGCCTCGAGTGCAAAGTCTGCCGCCGGCGAATCAGCGAGCGACGCAAGCACACCAAGCATCGCGTCGCACGCGTAAACTTTCGCGGCAAGCTGAGAGAGCTTTCGCTGGGTTATCTCGAAGTGCGCGAGCGGATGGCCAAACTGGACTCGCTGCTCGGCGTACGTCGCCATCTCACCCAGAACCCGCTTCGATCCTCCGGTGCAGCCTGCAGCGAGAGTGAGCCGCCCGGCATTCAGAACGTGGACGGCGACGGCAAACCCTTTTCCCACGGTCCCAAGAACATTCTCGGCGGGAACCTCGAGATTCTCGTATAGGAGCTCCGCCTGCGTCGACCCGCGAACGCCAAGCTTGCGCACCGTTCCGAGAACTCGAAATCCCGGCATGTCAGGAGTAATAATGAATGCGGTAAGACGAGCGACTGTTTCGCCCCGTCTCTCCACCGGAGTCTGCGCGAACGTCGCTATCACGCCGGCGCGATGCGCATTGCCGATCCAGATCTTGTGGCCGTTCAGTACCCAGCGTCTTCCGTCGGAGCTGAGCTCGGCCCGTGTCTGGATGTTCTGTGCATCCGAACCGGTCTCCGGCTCAGTGAGTGCGTATGCCGCCAGCGTCTCGCCGCTGGCAAGCACCGGCAGATAGCGCTGTTTCTGCTCCTCGGTGCCATAGAGCACGATTGCCTTTGAGCCGAGACCGCAGTGGACGCCGATCAGCACACCGAGCGATGCGTCGATCGACGAAAGGTGCTCGAAGATGCGAGCGTAGCCCGTAGCGGAGAGCTCCAGGCCGCCGTAGCGTCGAGGCACGGTGAGTCCCAGCATTCCGACGCGCCCGAACTCCGCCAGGAGATCATCACTTATGGTCTCCTCTTCATCCATCCGTGCCGAGTCAATGAGCCCGCTCCGCTGCATGCGGTCGAGCTCACCAGCCAGTCGGCGCACAAGGGAGGCCTCGTCGGGATTGCGACGGTCGAGCGGCTCGGGGTAGGGGAACAACAGCTCATCGTGCACGACGCCGGCGAATATGCCGCGTGTGAACGATGGCCTTACCTCGTTCAGGCTGTCTGGTCTTCCCGCCGCAGCCATCGCCAGTGCATGAAAAATAGGCCCGATGCGATGATGATCAGCAGCGTGCTCGTGACAAGAGTTCTCATTGCCCGGAACCGCACATTGCCGATTTGCTCGAGCCGTTCGTCCTCGTACATCTGTCGAATCTCGGCATCGGTCGGCACTGCGCCGGAATCGCGGGCAGCGACACCGGCGCGCGCCCGCTCCGGGGCGTTGACTCGCTGCAGCTGCTCTCGCTTGTACGCTGTGTACGACGTGAGCGGGCCGCCTCGTCCATACCCTTCAGCGCGAAGCGGACTAACGAGATTGAAGGCAGCGTTGACGATCTGCGTGACGGAGATCAGGACAGCAATGATCGCCACGAGACAGACTGCATAACCGTAGATCTGAGCAATCCGATTCGTCCGTTCCATTCATCCCTCCGGGGTGCTTATTCGTCTGGCGCTGCCCGCTGCCTCGAGCTGCTCCCCGAGTCGAGCAGTGTCGGTAGCCGGCTCGTCACAAGTGTACGCGCGGCAGACGTACGCCGTAGGAATCCCGCCGCGCGGCATCCGTCCCGCGAGCAGGTCGATCCGCTCGCTGCCATCGGCGCCGCCACCCGCCAGCACGAGCGAGGGAACGTAGTGCGATGCGACCTCGCGTTCCAGCCGATTGACTCCCTCGCTCGCACTATCGCCAACGATTGCGACTTCAACCGCACCGTGTACTGCCATGTCGGCCACTCCCAGCAGATGGCCAAAGCCCGTAGGAAACTTCGTGAGAAGCTCAGCCGCTCCATCGAGAACCGACATAGCCCGTTCACGCATGGCGCTGTCGTTTGTGAGATCTGCGAGATGGAGCAGCAGGTCGGCAGCCATTGACGTTCCCGAAGGCATTGCGTTGTCCGTGATATCCCGCGGTCGTGTAATCAGCGGCTCCGCGTCACTGGCTGTGTCGAAGAAAGCGCCAGCCGAATCGTCCCAGAACCAGCGGACCATCGATTCGGTGATCGACATCGCGCGCTCGACCCACACATCATCGAAAGTCGCCTCGTATAACGCGATGAACCCGAGTCCAAGCGCGGCGTAATCCTCAAGAAAACCCGGTATGCGTGTTTCGCCGCTCTTGTGCGAGCGCATCACCCGTCCGTCACGAGCCATCTCGCGATGCAGAAACTCACCGTTCGTGAGAGCGAGTCGCAAAAGCTCCGGATCTCCAAAAGCTCTGGCGGCGGTGGCAACTCCCCGGAGCATGAGTCCGTTCCACGAAGCGAGGATCTTTTCATCGCGTCCGGGCCAGACACGCTTTGCCCGCTCGGCGTAAAGGGTCGCCTTCGCGGTTTCGATGCGTCTGCTCAGCTCCTCGGTGCCAAGGCCGCTGCGCGTTGCGGTTACGCCGGGATCGACCGCGACATTCGGAATAATCTTCCCCTCGAAATTCCCACGGGAGGTGACTCCGAAGTAATTCTTCACAAGCGGCGAGTCCTCGCCTAGGAGCGAATCGATCTCCTCCTCGGTCCAGACATAGAATTTGCCTTCGTGTCCTTCGCTGTCGGCGTCGAGTGAAGAGTAAAAGCCGCCTTCGGGCGAAGTCATCTCGCGTCTCAACCACGTAAGCGTCTCATTGACGACGCGCCGCACCTCCGAGTCCTTCGTGGCCTGCCACAGGTGTGCTCCCAGTCGGACGAGCAGCGCGTTGTCGTACAGCATTTTCTCGAAATGCGGGACGATCCAGATCCCATCAACGGTATACCGGTGAAAACCGCCGCCTATCTGATCGTACAGCCCGCCGCGCGACATCCTGCGGAATGTTTCGGTGACCATCTCCAGTGCGTAAGTGGTGCCCGTTCGCTTCCAGTAGCGCAGGAGGAAATCGAGCGACATCGTGGGCGGAAACTTGGGTGCGCCGCCGAACCCGCCGTGCCGGATGTCGTATCGCTGAGCGTGCGACCGGTATGCAAGCTCGAGCGTGTGCGCGTTCAGTGCTCCTTCGGTCCTTGTAAGAGCATCCGCGTCGTAGATCTGCCGAAGCTGTTCGGATGTGCTGGTGATTGCGTCTCTGCGATTTGTGTATGCGTCAGCCACTGACTGCATGACACGCCTGAACGACGGCATTCCCTGGCGATCTGCCGGCGGATAGTAGGTGCCGCCGAAGAAGGGCACCCCCTCGG contains:
- the nadA gene encoding quinolinate synthase NadA gives rise to the protein MTTTATDGKSAGAARDFTELQAEIKHRARERSAVILAHNYERPEVQDVADFVGDSLGLSREAAKTDAEIIVFCGVHFMAETAAILSPQKMVLLPDLAAGCSLAATIDGDQLREWKAEHPGAVVVSYVNTTADVKAESDYCCTSGNAVEIVNSIPLETEILFLPDMFLGAHVRRVTGRKNMHVWMGECHVHAGIDPEHINQRRAQHPGAEFLIHPECGCATSAVEAVSAGDVDPEGVQILSTEGMINRPRISDAEEFIVATEVGILHRLRRENPTKRFFPANDLAVCAFMKVTTLPKVLRSIERLEHHITVEPETAARARRAIERMIAIGGNRPLSPKPETTDDPGE
- a CDS encoding acyl-CoA dehydrogenase family protein encodes the protein MAAAGRPDSLNEVRPSFTRGIFAGVVHDELLFPYPEPLDRRNPDEASLVRRLAGELDRMQRSGLIDSARMDEEETISDDLLAEFGRVGMLGLTVPRRYGGLELSATGYARIFEHLSSIDASLGVLIGVHCGLGSKAIVLYGTEEQKQRYLPVLASGETLAAYALTEPETGSDAQNIQTRAELSSDGRRWVLNGHKIWIGNAHRAGVIATFAQTPVERRGETVARLTAFIITPDMPGFRVLGTVRKLGVRGSTQAELLYENLEVPAENVLGTVGKGFAVAVHVLNAGRLTLAAGCTGGSKRVLGEMATYAEQRVQFGHPLAHFEITQRKLSQLAAKVYACDAMLGVLASLADSPAADFALEAACTKVFASDLIWSACDEMVQVAGGRGYVKPFPYERMLRDSRINRIFEGANEVLRLFIALNGVQGPAESLKEVGTALRQPLRNLGLLSGFARSRIRSMLGASATLDARIHPRLAGHKSYFEKHVAELKGATDRVIFRHRTAIVERQFVLERLANMAIELVATACVISRTQSLIEEHGPEASEREIQLCDLFCVESGHRFRANRIALEGREEDVDATRRGVAAIIRDEKRYFVKDAILDI
- a CDS encoding thioredoxin domain-containing protein, whose product is MPNRLANETSPYLLQHRDNPVDWYPWGEEALSRARSEDRPILLSIGYAACHWCHVMAHESFENEETAELMNQLFVNIKVDREERPDLDSIYMQAVQALTGQGGWPMTMFLTPEGVPFFGGTYYPPADRQGMPSFRRVMQSVADAYTNRRDAITSTSEQLRQIYDADALTRTEGALNAHTLELAYRSHAQRYDIRHGGFGGAPKFPPTMSLDFLLRYWKRTGTTYALEMVTETFRRMSRGGLYDQIGGGFHRYTVDGIWIVPHFEKMLYDNALLVRLGAHLWQATKDSEVRRVVNETLTWLRREMTSPEGGFYSSLDADSEGHEGKFYVWTEEEIDSLLGEDSPLVKNYFGVTSRGNFEGKIIPNVAVDPGVTATRSGLGTEELSRRIETAKATLYAERAKRVWPGRDEKILASWNGLMLRGVATAARAFGDPELLRLALTNGEFLHREMARDGRVMRSHKSGETRIPGFLEDYAALGLGFIALYEATFDDVWVERAMSITESMVRWFWDDSAGAFFDTASDAEPLITRPRDITDNAMPSGTSMAADLLLHLADLTNDSAMRERAMSVLDGAAELLTKFPTGFGHLLGVADMAVHGAVEVAIVGDSASEGVNRLEREVASHYVPSLVLAGGGADGSERIDLLAGRMPRGGIPTAYVCRAYTCDEPATDTARLGEQLEAAGSARRISTPEG
- the nadC gene encoding carboxylating nicotinate-nucleotide diphosphorylase, coding for MAERGFAPVRGLRFPYARLMTTTLVRDALEEDGAANDLTSIATIVSDRRQRCVIVAREAGVITGIPLAREAFRQRDPKASVRAAVRDGQRVNAATPVIFVTGHARGLLSAERVALNFMQRLSGVASLTRKYVDAVKGTGVKILDTRKTTPGWRRLEKYAVRAGGGMNHRIDLSSAVLIKDNHLAAVDGDIELAVRRSRELAPVGTPVEVECDDLDQVRSALVAEAEVIMLDNMNEPMMREAVQLINGRAVTEASGGVTLESARAIAETGVDWISVGALTHSAKAMDLSLDFE